The DNA region CTCTAAACCATCCTAATCTTACAATATACAGCATGATGTAACATTAGAAAGCACAGATTCTTAATAGAAAATATCACAGGAACTGTCCTAGTAGAGCCTTTTAGGTACATTCCATCATCCTTAGAACTAGAGAAGTCAAACTTCCATCATTTACATTGTTCTCAGCATTCCTGTCCACTGAGTTCCTGAGACAACTCACTATCCTCTGAGATATGGTGACAAAGGTACTGTAGCCTATGTGTTTCTGGTCATTTTCACGGTCTTTATGAAAACCACATGGTCAGCTCTGTCACAGTAATACCCTATGAACCTGGTAACTAACTTCTGTTTTAGAGTGCTCTCTGTTCATGTTATATCACCATGACCAAAGTCATCTTTTGGAGCAATGGGCAtattttggcttatacttccatgttATAGTCCAGGAGGTAAGGCGGGGCATGCGCTCAAAATAGGCAGAAACCCAGAGGCTGGAACTAAACTGGAGACCATGGGGGAATGCTGCTTATTAGCTTGCTTGTCGTGGATTACTAAGGTATCTTTCTTATAAAATTCATACCCACCTACCCAGAGGCACACCTTCCACCATGGGCTAAGCCCTCTCTCATGAATCAGGAATGAGAAAATGCTCCTAAAGACTTGTTTCCAGTCCAGTGTTTTtgagccattttctcaattaagggtCCTTATTCTCCAGTGACCCAAGATGGATCTAGTTGATAAACTAACCAATGCAGGCTGAGTATTTTGAATGCCAAAATGCAACAACTTTATGTGATTGTTATGATTGTCTCTTAATGCCAAGACCTGTGCCTGAATGTTCACACCATTTATAtccattaattattttatgtgtatgtatatgtatactttGTACACTGCCTGTGGGAAAAAgatttgcagaggccagaagagcacaatAGATCCTTCAACTCAAGATCAACAGGAATTTGTGAACCGTCCACATGAGTGCTTATGTTAAAACTCTGGTCTACTGGATGAGCAAGGATTGTTCTTAATCTCTAAGACTATGATACAGCTCcttcataattttttgtttgtttgtttgatttttggttaTAGATTTTTGAGACATGCTTTCTCTcagtagccctagctgtcttggaattagctttgtagatcaggctggtactgaactcacagaagtctgcctgtctttgcctccctagtgctgggattaaaggtgtataccaccactacCCTGCTGCATTCATTGTACTTAATGAAGCATAGCCAACAGTCTACTTCTTTATATATGATGGGTTGACAAGTAGTTACATTGTCCTCAACTTTGGAGGTATTCTGCTTTTTCCTGTTATAGTAAAGTTGTAGTGGACCACATTAACCAACCTTCAACATTTCCCTTGTTTAAAGTAATTGTCTTCTcatttcttacagaactcagttGGTTGAGAAAGACTGTGAATATAAATGTGATAGTCAGTGTGATGGCAACCATCATCCGATTCAAAAGAATATGGTTAATGAAGACAACCCTTCTGCAGTAATAGTTCATGAAAGCCCATTGCTTGTAAGAAACATCATTGATCATTCATCCTCACATGTGTATCTCAGAGACCAAACTACAGGGAAAGAATCTCAATGTAAGGAAGCTTTTATACATCAGAAACATTGGGAAAATAACAGTAATTCTGAATCACTTCAGGTACTTGAAACTTCTCCCAGAGAGAAATCTCATGAGAATCAGCAATGTAAGGAAGACTTTCGGAGTCTCCCTTCTAAGCAGCATCACGAGAGAACACAGTGTGGGGATAAACTCAATCGGAACATATTAAGGAGATATACATATAGCCCAACAGATGATGGAATCCATACAGAAGTGAAATCATTTGTTCACAACCATAGTGAAGAAGCCTCTATTGATTCCAATAATCTTATCAACCCTGAAAAAGGTCatattggaaagaaaaaatacagttgTAAGCAATGTGGGAAAACATTTCAATATGCTTCATGTTTTGAGAAACATAAAGtaactcacactggagagaagccttatgcATGTAAGCAGTGTGGAAAAGCCTTCACCAGTTCCAGCTGGTGCAACACTCATGAGAAgggtcacactggagagaagccttacatGTGCAAGCACTGTGGGAAAACCTTCAGAAGTTCCAGTTACTGCAACATTCATGAaagagttcatactggagagaaaccttatgcaTGCAAGCACTGTGGCAAAACCTTTGCCATTTTGAGGTCTCGAAACTGTCATGAGaaaattcacactggagagaagatTTACGCATGTAAAGATTGTGGAAAAACCTTCTCAAGTCCCACTTCTTGTAGCattcatgaaagaattcacactggggagaaaccttatACATGTAAGCATTGTGGCAAAACCTTTGCAAGTTTGACTGGGTGTATCACTCATGAAAGAaatcatactggagagaagccttatgcATGTAAGCATTGTGGAAAAGCTTTCAACAATTCCAGCTATCGCAATGttcatgaaagaattcacactggagagaaaccctatgcaTGTAAACACTGTGACAAAACCTTTGTCATTTTGGGTTCTCTTATCActcatgaaagaagtcatactggagagaagccttacacATGTAAGCATTGTGGAAAAGCCTTTTCCCAAGCCAGTTATCGTAATattcatgaaagaattcacactggagagcAACCTTATGCATGTAAGCACTGTGGCAAAACTTTTGCCATTTTGAGTTCTCGTAATACTCATGAAaaaattcacactggagagaagccttatgcCTGTAAGCACTGTGGGAAAACTTTCACCAGTTCTATTTGGTGTAATGCTCATGAAAGgggtcacactggagagaaaccttatgcaTGTAAGCATTGTGGGAAAATGTTTGCCATTTTGAGTTCCCGTAACACTCATGAAAAacttcacactggagagaaaccttatgccTGTAAGCATTGTGGTAAAGCATTCACCAGTTCTGGTTACCGTAACAAGCATGAAAGgagtcatactggagagaagccttaaaCATATAAACATTGTGGAGAAACCTTTTCCAATTTCAGTTGATGTAACtctcatgaaagaattcatactggagagacaTCTCATGCACTTAAAAATTGTAGAAAATCCTTCGCCAGCTCCTCTTACTGTATTACTCATGAAAGAATTTGCACCAGAGAGAAACTGTTTCCATGTAATGTATATCGGAAGCTGTTCCTTCAGGTTAATATCATACCAGGCATGAAAGAATTCACTGAAGAATGAAGACTTACACATGTAAGCATCGTGGAAAAGCCTTTTCCTACTCTAGTTATTTTAACATTCATAAGAGGTGTCTCATTGAACAgtagctttatatatatatataagtatagtGGAAAGCCTTCTTGGTAATTAGGTTTATGTTACTGGGCATTTTCTGTAacataaactttttcttttccaaagattCATAGCTTCTgtctgttgtgtttgtgtgtatgtgtgcccatgcAAGTTCCTGGGGTCA from Peromyscus leucopus breed LL Stock chromosome 22, UCI_PerLeu_2.1, whole genome shotgun sequence includes:
- the LOC114680841 gene encoding zinc finger protein 345-like; translation: MHKMEPVTFEDVAVKFTSGEWALLDSSQKKLYRDVMKETFLNLMSIEKGLEENIEEDYKDLCRNLGTQLVEKDCEYKCDSQCDGNHHPIQKNMVNEDNPSAVIVHESPLLVRNIIDHSSSHVYLRDQTTGKESQCKEAFIHQKHWENNSNSESLQVLETSPREKSHENQQCKEDFRSLPSKQHHERTQCGDKLNRNILRRYTYSPTDDGIHTEVKSFVHNHSEEASIDSNNLINPEKGHIGKKKYSCKQCGKTFQYASCFEKHKVTHTGEKPYACKQCGKAFTSSSWCNTHEKGHTGEKPYMCKHCGKTFRSSSYCNIHERVHTGEKPYACKHCGKTFAILRSRNCHEKIHTGEKIYACKDCGKTFSSPTSCSIHERIHTGEKPYTCKHCGKTFASLTGCITHERNHTGEKPYACKHCGKAFNNSSYRNVHERIHTGEKPYACKHCDKTFVILGSLITHERSHTGEKPYTCKHCGKAFSQASYRNIHERIHTGEQPYACKHCGKTFAILSSRNTHEKIHTGEKPYACKHCGKTFTSSIWCNAHERGHTGEKPYACKHCGKMFAILSSRNTHEKLHTGEKPYACKHCGKAFTSSGYRNKHERSHTGEKP